One genomic window of Candidatus Nitrospira inopinata includes the following:
- a CDS encoding HU family DNA-binding protein — MNKQDLIDAVAKSADLSKTAATRAVNGALHAITASLKKKQPVSLIGFGTFKITNRAARTGRNPQTGKTIKIKAAKVPRFKPGKALKDAVR, encoded by the coding sequence GTGAACAAACAGGATCTCATCGACGCCGTGGCCAAATCAGCCGATCTTTCCAAAACCGCCGCAACCCGCGCGGTCAACGGGGCGTTGCACGCCATCACCGCCAGCCTCAAAAAGAAGCAACCGGTGTCCCTGATCGGATTCGGCACGTTCAAGATCACCAACCGAGCAGCCCGCACCGGACGCAACCCGCAAACCGGCAAAACGATCAAGATCAAAGCCGCCAAGGTTCCCCGATTCAAACCGGGCAAAGCCTTGAAAGACGCAGTCAGGTAA
- a CDS encoding MOSC domain-containing protein — translation MRGSRPGYPHVHQINVSDGGVPKRPVLEAKVLTAGVEGDRQENLKFHGGPDRALCLYSLELIERLQDEGHPIDAGSCGENLTLVGLEWNLIRPGLRLSVGPDLLIEVTSYAGPCHKNRRWFRDGDWSRISQKSNPGWSRVYARVLREGIVRPGDLVAIDRAGGGNRASRETGSHEAFGRAVT, via the coding sequence ATGAGGGGGAGTCGGCCCGGCTATCCACACGTGCATCAGATCAACGTTTCGGATGGAGGAGTCCCCAAACGGCCGGTGTTGGAGGCGAAGGTCCTCACCGCCGGTGTGGAGGGAGATCGGCAAGAGAATCTCAAGTTTCACGGCGGGCCGGATCGCGCGCTGTGTCTCTATTCGCTCGAATTGATCGAACGGCTTCAGGACGAAGGCCATCCGATCGACGCCGGCTCCTGCGGAGAAAATTTGACGTTGGTCGGACTGGAGTGGAATCTCATCCGACCGGGCCTGCGCCTGTCGGTCGGGCCGGATCTGCTGATCGAAGTGACATCTTACGCCGGTCCCTGTCACAAAAATAGACGCTGGTTCCGGGATGGAGACTGGTCGCGAATTTCACAAAAGAGCAACCCTGGGTGGAGTCGGGTCTATGCGAGAGTCTTGCGGGAAGGAATCGTTCGGCCCGGGGACCTCGTCGCCATTGATCGGGCAGGGGGAGGAAACAGGGCCTCGCGGGAGACGGGCTCGCACGAGGCCTTCGGTCGCGCTGTTACCTGA
- a CDS encoding 50S ribosomal protein L11 methyltransferase yields MMTDRASDWIDVQICSALDAGEVLGLLDDPDAQGAWQEGETIHLYWPSDRWSPDRVERIKVVCRQLGQGHGSGEPMLWVSRMPHQDWNRLWATSVKPFRVGRRLVIRPSWESVHLEPHQIEIILDPKQAFGTGHHATTRLMLAWLEDIVQGGETLLDVGTGSGILAMAAIRLGAERAVGIDHDPVAIDCAREAALVNRFGPELILQCGEMRDLDPSQSFRLVVANLDQRTLTDLAEELACRSSDRLLVSGVLSDQGAEVAEVFGKAGLYPGAIREEDGWLAMEFLRAQSCEGG; encoded by the coding sequence ATGATGACAGATCGGGCGTCAGACTGGATCGACGTGCAGATTTGCTCCGCTCTTGACGCGGGCGAAGTCCTCGGGTTGTTGGACGATCCGGATGCGCAGGGGGCTTGGCAGGAGGGCGAGACGATCCATCTCTATTGGCCGAGTGATCGCTGGTCTCCGGACCGGGTTGAGCGGATCAAGGTTGTGTGCCGTCAACTGGGACAAGGACATGGCAGTGGTGAACCGATGCTGTGGGTGAGCCGGATGCCGCATCAAGATTGGAACCGCCTCTGGGCTACATCGGTCAAACCGTTCCGGGTTGGGCGGCGTCTGGTGATCAGGCCCAGTTGGGAATCGGTTCACCTTGAGCCGCACCAGATCGAGATCATTCTGGATCCCAAGCAGGCCTTCGGTACGGGCCATCATGCCACAACTCGTTTGATGCTTGCGTGGCTCGAGGACATCGTGCAAGGCGGGGAAACCTTGTTGGATGTCGGGACCGGTAGCGGCATTCTGGCCATGGCGGCGATTCGGCTGGGCGCCGAACGAGCGGTGGGGATCGATCATGATCCTGTGGCCATCGACTGTGCGAGGGAGGCGGCGCTCGTCAATAGGTTTGGCCCCGAGTTGATACTTCAATGTGGAGAGATGCGGGATCTTGATCCATCGCAGTCGTTCCGACTGGTGGTGGCCAACCTGGATCAACGGACTCTGACGGATCTGGCGGAGGAGCTGGCTTGCCGCTCCTCAGACCGGCTGTTGGTGTCCGGTGTGCTTTCCGATCAGGGGGCGGAGGTTGCAGAGGTGTTCGGGAAAGCGGGGCTCTATCCCGGCGCGATACGAGAGGAGGACGGCTGGCTGGCGATGGAATTTCTTCGCGCGCAGTCTTGTGAGGGAGGGTAA
- a CDS encoding MutS-related protein: MEHPTPCNQSRTEHIHRLIGRIDRLIGRGSAASARITKWRLVIFVTGLVCVIALYRSAWYHIGNVTLAGFVGLFLVVAAYHNKLEGAIQRLKRWKEIKATHLARLTLDWSAIPARQWEVPPAHLYAKDLDLAGPHSLLHLLDTTISDQGRARLISWLLDQPPAIETWTKRQRLVRELARRPLFRDRLTLLAQLTGNEEINGRRLEAALLHPVGFPWLNVILAVQTTLACSTILLGLGALFGWIPGYWMFSFGTYVVIYFLTDQGEELLEHAVGLHHEMERLGTVLCYLEQQARLPASAFTETIAPLIDGHRAPSLHVKRVARTLHAISIKANPLAHLFMNALCPWDLWFARHLLLIQTAVRHHLPIWLDRLAEIEAACALANFADLHPDYAWPTLIQPETGQQATVASITAERLGHPLLPAGTRVPNDFRLEGLGSIHLITGSNMSGKSTFLRTVGLNVCLAQAGAPVCAAHFRWTWSRLACCIRIDDSLDAGLSFFYAEVKRLKMILDWTYNRTEPPVLFLIDEIFRGTNNRERLIGSRAYITALSQGHGFGLVSTHDLELTDLEKDIPSLLNLHFQETVSAGALQFDYHLRPGPCPTTNALRIMQLEGLPISTTTPLDNDD; this comes from the coding sequence ATGGAGCATCCTACACCGTGCAATCAGTCGCGCACCGAGCACATTCATCGGCTTATCGGCCGAATCGATCGGCTGATCGGGCGCGGCTCAGCCGCCAGCGCCAGGATCACGAAGTGGCGTTTGGTGATTTTTGTGACCGGTTTGGTCTGCGTCATTGCCCTCTATCGATCAGCCTGGTACCACATAGGAAACGTCACGCTGGCCGGGTTTGTCGGCCTGTTCCTTGTCGTGGCGGCGTATCATAACAAACTAGAGGGGGCGATTCAGCGACTCAAGCGATGGAAAGAGATCAAGGCGACCCACCTTGCGAGGCTTACGCTGGATTGGTCCGCGATTCCCGCGCGCCAGTGGGAGGTACCGCCAGCCCATCTCTATGCCAAGGATCTTGACCTGGCCGGCCCCCATTCATTGCTGCACCTGCTTGACACCACCATTTCCGACCAAGGCCGTGCTCGATTGATCTCCTGGCTGCTTGACCAGCCACCGGCCATTGAAACCTGGACCAAACGCCAACGATTGGTGAGAGAACTGGCGCGCCGCCCGCTCTTCCGCGACCGCTTGACCCTCTTGGCCCAACTCACCGGCAATGAAGAGATCAATGGCCGTCGCCTAGAGGCCGCATTGCTGCATCCCGTCGGCTTCCCATGGTTGAACGTGATTCTCGCCGTGCAGACGACGCTGGCGTGCAGCACGATTCTGCTCGGTCTCGGTGCCCTCTTCGGCTGGATTCCCGGCTACTGGATGTTTTCATTCGGGACCTACGTCGTGATTTACTTTTTGACCGATCAAGGGGAGGAACTACTTGAACATGCGGTGGGCCTCCACCATGAGATGGAGCGATTGGGAACAGTCCTCTGTTACTTGGAGCAGCAGGCCCGTCTGCCAGCCTCTGCCTTTACCGAGACTATTGCGCCGCTCATCGACGGCCACAGGGCTCCTTCTCTCCATGTCAAACGGGTCGCGCGAACCCTGCATGCTATCAGCATCAAGGCCAATCCCCTCGCTCACCTGTTTATGAACGCTCTCTGTCCCTGGGATCTCTGGTTCGCCCGTCACCTCTTGTTGATCCAAACGGCCGTTCGCCACCACCTTCCCATCTGGCTTGATCGTCTCGCGGAGATCGAGGCGGCCTGCGCCCTTGCCAATTTTGCCGACCTGCATCCGGATTACGCCTGGCCGACGTTGATTCAGCCGGAAACCGGCCAGCAGGCAACGGTGGCCTCGATTACCGCCGAACGGCTGGGCCATCCGCTCTTGCCAGCAGGCACCCGCGTCCCCAACGATTTTCGCCTGGAAGGACTCGGCTCGATTCATCTGATTACCGGCTCGAACATGTCGGGCAAGAGCACCTTTCTGCGCACCGTCGGTCTCAACGTCTGCCTGGCCCAGGCGGGCGCGCCGGTGTGCGCCGCCCATTTTCGCTGGACGTGGAGCCGCCTGGCCTGTTGCATTCGGATCGACGATTCGCTCGACGCAGGCCTGTCGTTCTTCTATGCGGAGGTCAAGCGACTGAAGATGATCTTAGACTGGACATACAACCGTACCGAACCGCCGGTGCTATTCCTGATCGACGAGATTTTTCGTGGGACCAACAATCGGGAACGATTGATCGGCAGCCGGGCCTACATCACCGCCCTGTCACAGGGCCATGGGTTCGGCCTGGTCAGCACACACGATCTGGAGCTGACCGATCTCGAAAAGGACATCCCTTCCTTACTCAACCTTCACTTCCAAGAGACGGTCTCAGCCGGCGCTCTCCAATTCGACTATCACCTTCGCCCCGGTCCTTGTCCCACCACCAACGCCCTCCGCATCATGCAGTTGGAAGGATTGCCGATCTCCACCACCACCCCATTGGACAATGATGATTGA
- a CDS encoding dienelactone hydrolase family protein codes for MPHAQCHLLQSLTAALLFLQAGCGAAQFAACAPHVKETGTPQRTWVECFTAPLSHAGITHSVYCLNEDASKPPVILLHEMTGLTPGTLAYAEELANDFTVYVPLLFGAKGTFSPASGLRAYWFGGMIDHFPHGEWGVPLHGSPAIVTWLRGLVREVGLRHQGQPIGIIGNCMTGSLPLALLDHQQVKAVVVAQPALPMKLWWSSDEDRASLGLSPDDLEVARRSSAKIYGLRFETDCMADRAKHIALRREFGDRLIDSEIPAHEYQPDGKPVNVHSTLIGSWGVPGPVGEASRVARERVRHFLLKESAG; via the coding sequence ATGCCACATGCTCAATGTCATCTGCTCCAAAGCCTCACGGCAGCATTGCTTTTCCTGCAAGCCGGCTGCGGGGCCGCGCAGTTCGCCGCCTGCGCGCCGCACGTGAAGGAAACGGGCACGCCTCAACGAACGTGGGTCGAATGTTTCACCGCCCCGCTCTCCCATGCGGGAATAACCCATTCGGTCTATTGCCTCAACGAAGACGCATCGAAACCGCCGGTGATCTTGTTGCATGAGATGACAGGGCTCACACCCGGGACCCTGGCCTATGCCGAGGAACTTGCGAACGATTTTACGGTCTATGTGCCGCTGTTGTTCGGTGCCAAGGGCACGTTCTCACCGGCCAGCGGGCTACGAGCCTACTGGTTCGGTGGCATGATCGACCACTTTCCTCATGGCGAATGGGGCGTACCTCTCCATGGTAGTCCCGCCATCGTCACGTGGCTTCGAGGCTTGGTTAGGGAGGTCGGCTTACGACACCAGGGGCAGCCTATCGGCATCATCGGCAACTGCATGACCGGTTCTCTGCCATTGGCCTTGCTGGACCACCAGCAAGTCAAGGCAGTTGTCGTGGCCCAGCCGGCCCTGCCGATGAAGTTGTGGTGGTCTTCGGATGAAGATCGAGCCTCGCTGGGCTTGTCACCTGATGATCTTGAGGTGGCGCGCCGGAGCTCGGCCAAGATTTATGGACTCCGATTCGAAACCGACTGTATGGCCGACCGAGCCAAACATATTGCCCTTCGCCGCGAATTCGGCGATCGATTGATCGACAGCGAAATCCCGGCACACGAGTATCAGCCGGACGGCAAGCCGGTCAATGTCCACAGCACATTGATCGGTTCCTGGGGTGTTCCAGGTCCAGTTGGAGAGGCTTCTCGTGTGGCACGGGAGCGGGTCAGGCACTTTCTGCTTAAAGAATCGGCAGGGTGA
- a CDS encoding glycosyltransferase family 2 protein produces the protein MTFETFFGAVQVLFLLYLLALTAGYLALNMISISTLGRYFEERLGLGSRVALTGYEPQISIIVPAYNEAATIVSSVRSLLQLTYSDYEIIVVNDGSKDETLKVLREAFHLKPFPEAYAHDLSTKPIRALYRSALHSNVCVVDKDNGGKADSLNAGINVSTAPLFCCIDADSILSQDSLYRVVQPFLLDHRTIAAGGTIRVANGCQVEQGLLKSVGLPSNFLALLQLVEYLRAFLAGRQGWSPLNAMLIISGAFGLFRKEAVLKVGGYRTDTVGEDMELVVRLHHHYRLAGIPYRITYVPDPVCWTEVPEDLRTLKNQRIRWQRGLCESLSAHVALCCHPKGGLVSWVAFPFMAIFEWFGPVFEVLGYGLLVAGFVLGLVSWQVWLVTTSVAVGLGIALSLSAILMEEMTFHVYQRPSDFWRLLAVAVLENFGYRQLNAYWKLVGLVRWIRGTKAEWGNMIRSASWQSKVGSPVGGR, from the coding sequence ATGACCTTCGAAACCTTCTTTGGCGCGGTCCAGGTGCTGTTTTTACTCTATTTGCTCGCGTTGACGGCTGGATACCTCGCCCTGAATATGATTTCCATCAGCACACTCGGACGGTATTTCGAGGAACGACTGGGATTGGGTTCTCGCGTGGCTTTAACCGGCTATGAGCCCCAAATCAGCATCATCGTGCCGGCCTACAATGAGGCGGCGACAATCGTGAGTTCCGTACGATCGCTCCTTCAATTGACCTATTCGGATTACGAGATCATCGTCGTCAACGATGGGTCGAAAGATGAGACCTTGAAGGTATTGAGAGAAGCATTTCACCTCAAACCGTTTCCGGAAGCCTACGCCCATGATCTGTCGACCAAACCGATTCGGGCCCTCTATCGCTCGGCCCTCCATTCCAACGTGTGTGTGGTGGATAAGGACAACGGCGGCAAGGCCGACTCGCTGAATGCCGGGATCAACGTCTCGACGGCGCCGCTCTTTTGTTGCATCGACGCTGATTCAATCTTGTCGCAAGACAGTTTGTATCGGGTGGTGCAACCGTTTTTGCTGGACCATCGCACGATCGCGGCCGGAGGAACGATTCGCGTTGCCAACGGCTGTCAAGTGGAGCAGGGGCTGTTGAAATCCGTCGGCCTGCCCTCGAACTTTCTGGCGCTCTTACAACTGGTGGAATATCTGCGGGCGTTTTTGGCCGGTCGCCAGGGGTGGTCGCCGCTCAATGCGATGTTGATCATCTCCGGCGCCTTCGGGCTGTTCCGCAAAGAGGCGGTGCTGAAAGTCGGTGGCTATCGCACCGACACGGTCGGCGAGGACATGGAACTGGTCGTCCGGCTCCATCATCACTATCGACTGGCGGGGATACCCTATCGTATCACCTATGTGCCGGACCCGGTCTGTTGGACGGAAGTGCCGGAAGATCTGCGGACACTCAAGAATCAACGGATTCGCTGGCAGCGAGGACTGTGCGAAAGTTTGAGCGCACACGTAGCGCTCTGTTGCCATCCCAAAGGGGGCCTGGTCAGTTGGGTCGCCTTTCCATTCATGGCGATCTTTGAGTGGTTCGGCCCGGTGTTCGAGGTACTGGGCTATGGGTTGTTGGTGGCGGGCTTCGTGTTGGGCCTGGTGTCATGGCAGGTGTGGCTCGTCACCACGTCAGTGGCGGTGGGGTTGGGGATCGCTCTCTCGTTGAGCGCGATCCTGATGGAAGAAATGACCTTTCATGTCTATCAACGGCCTTCCGATTTCTGGCGACTGTTGGCTGTGGCGGTGCTGGAAAATTTCGGATACCGACAGCTCAATGCCTATTGGAAGTTGGTCGGCCTGGTGCGCTGGATCCGAGGGACGAAAGCGGAATGGGGCAACATGATTCGATCGGCCTCGTGGCAGTCCAAGGTTGGATCCCCGGTCGGCGGGAGGTAG